The nucleotide window TACACCGACAACCTGGGGCAGACGATGGAAAAGCTGCGCTACGACTTCTACTACATCAAGCACCTGTCGCTGCGCCTGGACCTGCTCATTGTCTGGAAGACCGTGCGGACCATCCTGGGCGGCTTCGGCGCGCGCTGAGACAGGTGCCCCGGCCTTCTGCGCGGCCCCGCGCCGCGTACACTGCCGGGCATGACCGCCCAGGCCCCCGCGACCCGCGACGTGCTGCTCACCTGCCCACTCGACTGCCCCGATGCCTGCCGACTCAAGATCACCGTAGCGCGCGGCGAGGACGGCCGCGAGCGAGCCGTGAAGCTCACCGGGGACGCCGCACACCCCTATACGCGGGGCTTTGCCTGCGCCAAGACCGTGCATTACCCGGCCCGCCAGAACCACCCCGAGCGGCCCCTGTACCCGCTGCGCCGCGTGAACCCCAAGACAGAAGCCGAACCCGTCTTCGAACGGGTCACCTGGGACGAGGCGCTGGACGATATCGCCGCGCGGCTGCGCGGGCTGCTGGACACCCGCGGCCCCCAGAGCATCCTGCGCTACAACTACGCCGGCACCATGGGCCTGATGGAAGGCACCCACGTCCACGTCCTGTGGCGCGCGCTGGGCACCCCCGAACTCGACGAGACGATCTGCGCGACCGCCGGCACCGAGGCCTGGAGTATGGGCTACGGCACCCGCCTCGCAGTGGACCCGCTCGACGTACCCCATGCCCGCCTTATCGTGCTGTGGGGCATCAACTCGCTCTCGACGAACAGCCACCTCACGCCGCAGATCACGGCGGCGCGCAAGGCGGGTGCGCGGGTGATCTGCGTGGACCCCTACCGCAACCGCACGGCCGCCTACGCCGACGAACACCTCAAGATCCGGCCCGGCACCGACGCCGCGCTGGCCCTGGGAGTCATGCACGAACTGTTCGCGCACGGCTGGACCGACGAGGCCTACCTCGCCGAGGCAACCATGGGCGCAGACGACCTGCGCGCCGAAGCGGCGCTGTGGCCCTCCGAGCGCGTGGCCGAAGTGACGGGCCTGGGCACGGAAGAGGTCCGGGCCTTCGCCCGCGCCATAGGTACCACGCGCCCCACCTACATCCGGGTGGGCTACGGCATGACCCGTCACGAGTACGGCGGCACCAACCTGCGCGCCGTGACCCTGCTGCCGGCCCTGACCGGCGACTGGCGACATCGGGGGGGTGGCTGCGTCCTGAGCACGAGCGGCGCCTTCAAGCTCAACCGCGCGCGGCTGGGCGGCGCCCATCTGGTGCGGCCCGGCACCCCCCACGTCAACATGAACGAGCTGGCCGGTGCCCTGCGGCCGGAGGCCGGCCTCGGCGCCCTGATGGTCTACAACACCAACCCGGCGGTCGTCGCTCCCGACGCCTCACGGGTGCGCGCTGGACTCGCGCGGGACGACCTCATGGTCGTGGTCCTCGAACAGGCGATGACCGAGACGGCCCGCCTGGCCGACTACGTGCTGCCCGCGACCACCTTCATGGAGCACGCCGACCTCTACACGAGTTACGGCCACCACTGGCTGAACCACAACCCGGCGGCATTGGAAGCTCCCGGCGAGGCGAGGCCCAACTCCTGGGTCTTCGCGCAGCTCGGCCGGCGTCTGGGCGTCACCGAGCCGTCGGTGTACTGGACGGTAGACGAGCTGACAGCCGAGCTGCTCGACACCCCCCACCCTTTTCTGGAAGGCATCACGCCGGAGCGGTTGAGGGCTGAGGGCAGCGTGCGCCTGAACATCCCCGAGGGATTCCTGCCCTACGCCCAGGGGGCCGAAACGCCCAGCGGCCGGGTGCAGCTTTCGCCCGCGCCGCAGTACCGTCCCCCCCTGGCCGAGCTGACGGCCGAGTATCCGCTGCGGCTGCTCACGCCGCCGGCCCACCACTTCCTGAATTCGACCTACGGCAACATGGACGTGCTGACCCGCGCAGAAGGGAACGAGCCGCACGCCCTGGTTCACCCCGAGGACGCCGGGCGCGCGGGTCTGGAGGACGGCTCATATGCCCAGTTGCGCAGCGAGCAGGGCGAGGTGCGGCGCCGCGTGAAATTCAGCACGGGTGTGCAGCCCGGCGTGGTGGTCGTCGAGGGAACGTGGTGGGGCCTGAGCGCCCCCGACGGCCAGAGCATCAACACGCTGACCGCGCAGACCCTGACCGATCTGGGGGGCGGCAGCACCTTCCACAATACCCGCGTGCGGCTGGAGCCCATCACCGGGGTGACTCCTCCAGAGAGGGAATCCTCAGTGGGTCTGATCGGGAACGAGGAGGTTATGCACGGGTGAGGACCGGCCCCAGACCCCGCGCAGGGCATTCTGGATGGCCGACTCCCTCACAGCGTCATAGAGCGTGGGCGAAAGCGTGGTGGAGGGGTAATCGGTCCGCAGGCCCTGTGGCGTCACCCGCACCTCACGAGGAAACCCGAGGGCCAGCGAGCCGGTGAGCACAGCCCCCAGCAACAGGCCGCCCACGGCTCCGGCGACGAGGTGCCACGCTTCTTCCAGTGGGTTGCGAATCAGGCGGCTGATGGCCAAGGCGCATACCGCGCTCAAGACCAGCGCCACGATGATGGCCGGCAGCAGCCCCAGTCCCAGCGCGTTGGCCACGAGGATACCCAGCGCCCCCAAGACACCCCAGGCCAGACCCGCCAGCCCCCGGCGCGCGCCCAGGGCGGTCATGGCAGCCAGCAGGGTCACCAGAAGGGCGTCGAACCACGTGATCACCCCCACAGTCTAGCGGCCAGCTCTGACAAATTTCCGGCGTGCTGCGCGGGCGGTCATCCGGAATTCACCGTGTCCGGATGCAGAGCCCGGTGGAACCATTCCGGCGTCTGGCCCTTGAAATAAAAGTCGCCCCACTCCGTGGCCCACTCGGTAAACTGACCAAGCGAGATAGCGTCGCGGGCCCGCTCTACCAGGCGGTGCAGGTAGCGGAGGTTGTGCAGCGAGAGCATTCGCGGCGCGAGCATCTCCTCGGCGCGCAGCAGGTGCGCGAGGTAGGCGCGCGTGTAGTGCCGGCACGCGTAGCAGTCGCATTCAGGGTCAATGGGTT belongs to Deinococcus sp. Leaf326 and includes:
- a CDS encoding molybdopterin oxidoreductase family protein, encoding MTAQAPATRDVLLTCPLDCPDACRLKITVARGEDGRERAVKLTGDAAHPYTRGFACAKTVHYPARQNHPERPLYPLRRVNPKTEAEPVFERVTWDEALDDIAARLRGLLDTRGPQSILRYNYAGTMGLMEGTHVHVLWRALGTPELDETICATAGTEAWSMGYGTRLAVDPLDVPHARLIVLWGINSLSTNSHLTPQITAARKAGARVICVDPYRNRTAAYADEHLKIRPGTDAALALGVMHELFAHGWTDEAYLAEATMGADDLRAEAALWPSERVAEVTGLGTEEVRAFARAIGTTRPTYIRVGYGMTRHEYGGTNLRAVTLLPALTGDWRHRGGGCVLSTSGAFKLNRARLGGAHLVRPGTPHVNMNELAGALRPEAGLGALMVYNTNPAVVAPDASRVRAGLARDDLMVVVLEQAMTETARLADYVLPATTFMEHADLYTSYGHHWLNHNPAALEAPGEARPNSWVFAQLGRRLGVTEPSVYWTVDELTAELLDTPHPFLEGITPERLRAEGSVRLNIPEGFLPYAQGAETPSGRVQLSPAPQYRPPLAELTAEYPLRLLTPPAHHFLNSTYGNMDVLTRAEGNEPHALVHPEDAGRAGLEDGSYAQLRSEQGEVRRRVKFSTGVQPGVVVVEGTWWGLSAPDGQSINTLTAQTLTDLGGGSTFHNTRVRLEPITGVTPPERESSVGLIGNEEVMHG